Genomic window (Sediminispirochaeta smaragdinae DSM 11293):
TGCACTACTTTGATAGGACCTCGTCTGCAGAAATTAATATTATTGATATGAACCATTTTCTGGGAGGATATATAGCAACGAAGTATCTACTCGAATTAGGTCATACCAATATCCTTACAGCAACTTCATACGGCCGGGAGTTCGAAGAGCGCAGTTCTGGTTTTACAAAGGCCATGAATGATGTCGGTATAACAGTATCAAAAAATGATGTTATGTATGTAGATCATAATTTTGATGCCGGCTATCGTTTCGGCCTCAATTATAAAGAAAAGCTTAGAGAATACAGCGCATTATTCATACAAAACGATTTAGCCGCCATCGGATGTATTAGTGCCCTGTATGACGAGGGGATAAGCATTCCCCAAGATCTTTCCGTTATCGGATATGATGATATCGATGCGGGAAGGTTTTGTCGACCGACCCTCTCAACTGTACGCCAGTCTGTTCGGGAACTCGCAAAGGCAGGAGTTAATCGCATCACCCATCTTATAGCATCACAAGAGACAAGCCTCATGCAGGTCTTTTTGCAACCAAAACTTATCGTAAGGGAATCTACAACACAAAAGCGAAAATCATAACATGAATAAAAAACAAATCAAGACACCAAAGGAAAATATTTATCTCTGGTCGGTAGCCTTAATCGTTTGCACCATCGCATGGGGAGGGATTCATCCCGCAACAAAGAGTCTCCTGATCAATAAAGTCAATCCATTTCTTGTCGCCTTCCTAAGATTTCTTGTCGCATTGTTAACTACTCTTCCATTCTTTATAACCGATTCGAGAAAGCGCCCACGCCCATCCATAAAAGATACCTTGATACTTTCAGGAATTGGTATCTTCGGGGTAGGATTCTTCTCTCTCCTTCTTTCTTTTGGGCTGGAATTAACAAATGCCACGAGCAGTTCCATCCTTATAAACTCCCAGCCAATCTATGCTGCCATCCTTTCTGTCATATTTCTTAAAGAGAATTTCACCTTAAGGCACCTTTTCGGAATCATCCTCGGATCGATAGGCATCCTCTTCGTTGCAACCAGGGGGACCTTTTCCTCGATTGGAATTGGAGACGATTATCTTATAGGGAACGTACTGTGCATCCTCGGCTCCCTCTGTATAAGTGTATACTATGTAGCCCTTAAGAACTATATACGCACATTCGGCAGCATTATTCCAACCTTCATCTCCACTGCGTCGGGAACTGTGGTGCTTCTCGTCGTTGCCATTGCAGGAAAGAGCGATTTCCATGAAGTAATAGAGATGGGATGTACCAACTGGATGCTGATTCTTTTTATCGGTGTTATAGCAACGGGTTTTGCGAATATTGTCTTCAATCAATCACTCCATGCAATAGGCGTTATCAGAGCTACAGGCTTTAAATTCATGGTTCCCGTATTTGGAGTCATCCTTTCGGTTCTCCTGTTGGGGGAACGGGTGAATATTTGGGTCTATACCGGTATCGTCATCGTCCTTGTCGCCATTTATTTTCTTCAAACAGGAAATCTAAAAAAATCTCGATAGGATGGACCTTTATCATCCCAATATAGTAGTATGCGTCAATGAAACACTACCCCTCATATACTAAAAACCCAATGTACCGCTACCTGCTTCTTTTGGTAATCGCAGTCGCCATCGGTTTCCAAGGCTGGAGAACTCTTTTCAATAATTATGCTGTTGACGTTGTTGGCATTAATGCCTTTCAGATGGGCGTAATTCAATCAGTCCGGGAGATCCCGGGGTTCCTCACCTTTTTCGTGGTCTATCTGCTGATATTCTGTAGTGAGTATCGTTTTGCCGCCATTTCTGCTGCTCTCCTTGGTCTTGGTGTTTTACTGACGGGATTCTTTCCATCACATACCGGACTTATAGGCACAACAATATTGATGTCCGTTGGAATGCACTTTTTTGAAACAACAAAACAATCTCTAACCTTGCAATATTTCGAAAGCAGAAGAATCCCAAATGTCCTTGCAAGTTTCGCCGCCTATTCGGCATTGGCAAATATCTCCATAGGTATTTTGATCTGGGTTCTATCCAAATTTTTACCGCTTCATGATCTTTTTTATATCATCGGAGGATTATTAATCCTCGTAAGTCTGTTTGCATTAACACAGAAGCCGGTAGAGACAATTCTTTATCCACAAAAAAAGCACCTTCTATTCCGAAAACGTTATTGGCTTTTTTACCTTCTCAATTTTTTTAGTGGTGCCCGCCGCCAGATATTTGTGGTGTTTGCGGTCTTTATCATGGTTGAAAAGTACCATTTTTCTGTGGCATATATTACCGCACTATTCGTATTGAACAACATCATCACCTATTTTCTTAGCCCCATCGTAGGACGCGCCATCGGAAAATTTGGAGAACGCTTCATGCTTACCGTTGAATACGGAACGCTTCTGTTTGTTTTTGCCGGCTATGCTCTCATTGAAAATTCATGGGCAGCCACAATTTTTTATATAATCGATAATGTTTTTTTCAGTTTCGCAATCGCCCTGAATACCTATTTTCGCAAACAGGCCGATCCGGCCGATATTGCACCATCAATGGCCGTTGGATTTACCATTAACCATATCTCGTCGGTTGTTGTCCCCATCTTTGGAGGCATCCTTTGGATGTATAATTGGAGAATTCCGTTTATTGTTGGTTCAGTAATTGCCCTGTGTTCTCTTATTTTGTCACAATTCATAAAAAATCAGTAACAATTTGCCGCAAAACCGAAAAGTAGCTATCATGTAATATAAAGAGGTACATAATTGCTTTTCAAAAGCAAGGCCTTTATCGGACTAACGGGGGCATTCTGCGGCGCCTTTTTCCTCTCATTCCTCTCTGGTTTTCAAAAAATGCTTATTCATGCTCCCATCTCCCCTCAAGGCTTTATTGTTCCGACATTATTCGGCGGTTTCACCGGAACATTGATCGTACTTTGGACACAACGCTTAAAAGAGGCAAACATCACCCTCCAAGCTTCCAATAACGAAAAAGAACTTCTTTTGAGAGAATTACATCATCGTGTAAAAAATAATTTACAATTAATATCAAGTATCATTCATCTCTCCTCTTGCTCCCCCGAAGTTCGGCAGGAAAAAGAACAAACTTCCAACATAGAATCACGTATACTCATAATATCGCATATTCAGGAATCAATGTATCAGAAAGAATCCTTGGGCCAGGTATCAATAGCCCAATTAATAGATACCGTTATCAGTTTTTGCACCATGAGCTTTTGTAGGAAAGATATTTGTATAACAAAACAGATACCGGTTGAAGAAGTCTGTTCCACTCCTGTTCCCCTAGGCTTACTTATATATGAACTCTTCTCCAACTCGATTATACACGCTTTTCAGGCATCGACACCTTCGCCCAGCATCACAATAGCAGTAACGCGGGAAACGATTTCGACGCTATTACTGCGGTTTAGCGATAATGGGCAGGGATTTTCATTCGATCCCCAATTTTCTCAGGAGGGAGCAGGTATAGGTCTGCAACTTATCACGGCTTTGAGTCGACAACTTAATGGAACGTTTGCTATATGTTCAACACCTCGTAATGGAATGAATTTCACGCTGCGCTTCCCTACTGTTCCGAATTCCGGTGATTTTTAGGATAAACGCCTGATGTGATCGGCAACGGTAAAGCAGGAATAAGGGAGGATATTCATTTACCACCTGCTTTCCAAACAGTAGCTACTCCAACAGGAAAATCTCAACACGCCTGTTTTTCTTCCGACCTTCCTCGTTATCATTAGAAGCAACAGGCTGAGTTCCCCCAACCCCATCATAAAGAAATCGACTTTCATCGAGGCCTCGCTGAGACAATTCAGAGATAATGCGTCTGGCCCGATCTACAGAAAGTTCTTTCTGGCTCTCTTTCGTTCCGACATCGGCTGTGTGCCCGACGACAAGAAAGGATGTGTCACGAATTTGTGATAAAACCCGAGCGAGTTCATCGAGACGAGAGACCTCTTGAGGAAGGATTTCCGCCTCATCAGGCTTAAAATGGATGTTGGGAAGCGTAAGCACCACCCCCTCAGAACGCTCTTCAACAAGAATGGAGGTATCATCATCTCGGTCACTACCATCGGAACCTGCTTCATGGACAGCAGTGTTCCCTTCACTCAGATCCGCGATCATTCGATTGAGTGATGCCCCATCAACTCCCGTATACCAAATAAGCCGAAAGCCTTCTTCATCGCTTGTCGTTCCATCATCCGCAACCGTACGCCGTATAATCCGTTCTTTCGAGAAAAGCCCACCCTCCTGATCAAGATACAGGAGCATCTCTCCCTTTACTGTCCCAAAGAGCTCATGAAGGGAAGTAACATCTTGCATTCCGGAAGTCTGGTAGGGTTTCAGCCTGAGAGAGTATTCATAATTAATAGCCATGACAGGGCGCTCTTCGTACGATCGATTTCCCGTTATGCGATATGTAACCATGGTGGGCACAGGTATCTGTTTTCCTTCCCAGAAAAGAGAATCCTGGGCAGGGGCCGACCATGTAGAAACCTGATCTTCATCATCTTTTGGGAAACAGGGGATATTCATTCTAACAGGGGGGAGCGCACCACTTCGAATCCGCATTTCCCCTGAATCATCAATAGTAAAGGCCGTTCGATAGTTGATCTCAAGAGGTACGGCCTGATAGGTTTGCTCACGTCTCAGAGCTCCTGTCCCAAAATAGACACCCTCATACTGAGGCGGGTAAGAAGCCTCCGACCTAAAAAAACTTCCATGAATCTCCCTGCTGAGGAACCCCTTATATGCCCCATCCGTCCGTACCGAATAATCTTCTCGAATGGTGACGGTATAGCGGTTTGAACGATGGAATCCTCCGGCCTGCATAGATTGTCCATATAGGCAGAGCAAAGAGTTCGGCCACAAAAAGATGAGAAGTAAAAAAAGAGGGCCTTTCCAAGAGAAAAACCCTCTCAACATAGTACCTTCGTATCGAGACATACGAACCGGCTTTCAGAACTTACCAGTTATCCTGCATATCATCGATATCCCGATGCTCTTCGGCAAAAAGATCGGTGGTTGCACGAAGGTCATCGAAATAGATATAGTAAGAACCGTAGGCTTCCTTTGGATCACAGTCAATGGTGAAACCTTCGATCTTTATCCCCATCTTATTATTGTAGTGATAATCACGCTGAACAATAGAAGTCGGAATTGCAACAGTAAGCTTCTTCCAACCGGTAAAGTTCAATTTACCCATGGTCACTTCGGCCCTATTCCCGAAATGATCAGACAGGAGCATCTTTAAAACGTGAGGGCTGTTTCGTCCCACGACCCAGACACTTACGGTCTTACAGATTCCTTCCACAGGCATGGGACGAACAGGGGTAAGCGTGAACTGGCTGTTACCACGCTTGAAATACTCAACCTTAATACCAAGAACATTACTATCATCTTCGGTAATCCCGGCCTCAGTTTCCGCCTCAAGCGGCTCCTTATCGATGGGAGAACCGGCAAGTCTTCTCAAGGTTACAAGTCCCTCATCCTTTGACATCGAAGCAGACCAGAAACCGGCATCTTCGAATTTGGAAATAGAGACCTCTTTCAACTTCTGCTGTGCCGTATCAACCCCGATTTCCGCAGGATTCGGTTCTCCGGCATCTGAAGTTGCCGACTGTGCAACGACAACCATCGGAACGACGGCTACCGCTATCAGCATGAAAAGCAATTTTCCTGCTAACTTCGTTTTTCTGGTCCTCATTATTACTCTACCCCTCCCCAAACTTCATCGACTTTCTCGGGATCGGTCAACTCATCACCGTCGAAGCGCGAAACAAAAACATCGGTAAGTACCTTTATCTGGTCAAGATAAAAGTAACAATCATTCACATTTTCCAACGGCTTTGTCCAGAGAACAACCTTAACAAGCTGCAAACCCTCAAGATAGGGAGCATAATTTCTCGACTGAGGGATGTAAGAAGGGATATCCACAGTTAGGTTCTTCCACCCGGTATAATTCAGACTGCCGAGATTCAGAACATGAACGACTCCCCGCGGGTCCATGATATGGACCTCCAGGTAGTAATCGAAATCAGAGCCCCACGCCCAAAGGTCGATATTCTTCACACGACCGGGGATGGAAATCGGATTAGGAACCGTATCCCCATTCTCATCTTGGGTAACAGGAATAAACTCTATGTAGTTATATCCCTTCCTGTCAAACTTAAAATAAGCGCCAAGGGCCTGCAGATCCAAACCCTCCCGATTCGCTCCGTAAAGCGCTTCAGGCCACGCTTTCACATAGGTCTGCTTCGGGAACCCTTCGGTGACAAACTTACTTCCCTGAACCAACCAATCGGTGGTCCTCGTTTCCGGATCAAATGATTCCAGAACGTGGGAAACCAGGTTTTCTGTCTGCTCATCAGCACAAAGCAGGGAGGGCGCAAGAAGAATCAACGCCGAAAGGCACAGAAACAGCAGGACGCCTCGTTTCATTCCTAACTCCTTTTTATCTAGCAAAAAATCATCGCATATCAGTAAACAGAATTATATTTCTTCACATATTCTTTGTCAAACCATTTTCCCGAAAGGAAAAATCAATAGAGTAAGGCCAGTTATGGGGTCCGCACTTCTTGACCCCAACGTATCTCCTTGATTAGAGTGATATCATCAGGTTAATTGAATTTATATGAGGAGCGTATCATGATTTCCTACAAAACATTGGGTCTGTCGAACACGAAAGCGATGTTTGCCGGAGCCATCGACGGCGGTTATGCCATTCCCGCCTACAATTTCAACAATATGGAGCAGCTGCAAGCCATTATTGCTGCTTGCGTCGAAACGAAATCGCCGGTAATCCTGCAGGTTTCTTCCGGTGCCAGAAAATATGCGAACTCCACCTTGCTGAGATTTATGGCACAGGGGGCCGTCGAGTATTCTAAAGAACTCGGTTATGAGGTACCAATAGCGCTTCATCTCGACCATGGCGATAGTTTTGAACTTTGCAAAGATTGTATCGATAGCGGATTCTCTTCCGTCATGATCGACGGCAGCCACCTTCCCTATGATGAAAACGTCGCTCTTACCCGTAAGGTTGTCGAATATGCTCATAAGCAGGCCGACTATGTTACCGTGGAAGGCGAGCTTGGCGTCCTTGCAGGCATCGAAGATGCGGTTGTAGCGGAAAAATCAACCTACACCCGTCCCGAAGAGGTAATCGATTTTGTCAAGAAAACCGGAGTGGACAGCCTTGCAATCAGCATCGGTACCAGCCACGGAGCAAATAAGTTCACACCGGAGCAGTGTACCAGGAATGCAGACGGGGTCCTTGTTCCCCCTCCCCTTCGCTTCGATATCCTTGAAGAGATTGAAAAGAAGCTTCCCGGTTTCCCCATTGTGCTTCACGGTTCTTCTTCTGTTCCCGTAGAATACGTAAAACAGATTAATCAGTACGGTGGAGCATTAAAGGATGCAGTTGGAATCCCGGAAGAACAGTTGCGTAAGGCGGCAAAATCCGCCGTATGTAAAATAAATATCGACTCAGACGGTCGGCTCGCCCTGACGGCAGCGGTTCGAAAGGTTCTGGCGGAAAAACCTGCGGAATTTGATCCGAGAAAGTATCTTGGACCAGGTCGTGACGAACTGAAGACAATGTACAAACGAAAGAATATCGAGGTTCTTGGCTCGGCAGGCCACGCTTGATCGATTTCCACTAACGAAGGGAAAGGGGCTGTCTGATTGGACAGTCCCTTTTTTTGTAGCACCACTGTATAATGGGTATGTCATATTGCCGATGCAGGCGAAAGCGTTTATGTCAAAACAGTATTAAATCACCGTATCAACAGGTGATACATCGTCCTCCAAAGGAAGAGGAAGATGCCGAAGCCGAAAAGAGGGCAAGGCTGCCCTGATCGCAAATTGTATCATAAGGAGCGAAGCCGCCAGAATAAGGATGGCAAGTATCGATGCAAAAAGATGCTGATTGATCAAAACGAAAGAGGGGCCCAAGGCGATGAAAAAAGAAACTGCGAGGACTCCTATAACGGAGAGGACCCATCGTTTGCCTCCCTCAAGCTGAACGAAGAGAAGCGAAAAGGCCCAAAGAAATATCATACGGGCAACAAGTGCAAGTGGAAGGAAAAAAAGTGCAAAACCGTTATACTGCTTAAACCAAAAAACCGCTTCAACACATCCCGAAAACATCGAAACAACGACAGCATAAAGCAAAGAGGCAAACAAGAGCCTCTCACCGGACAGGATTCGTTCTCTGGCCGATCTCCACAGGGAAAAACCGATAAAAGCTGCCGCCATCGGAGGCAGGTCAAAAATCAACCATCGCTGTAAGAGATAAGGAGCAAATGCATACGCATTAATTCCCCCGATCCCCCAAAAAATCGAGACTGCCGTACCTATCCAGAACCACAGGAAGGCTCGAATCCCGGCAGGGAAAAAGAGTTTATCCCGATACCAGCCGGGAAAAAGCCAGAACAATAGCATACAGCCGATAATCGGAACGGCAAAAATCAAAAATGTTACCATAACTTCTCGAGGCTATCATAAACCAGCATCGGCTGCAACGGTTCGCTATCACCCTTTGACTCTTTTTGATGTGAATGCTATAGTAGTTTCCACTTTGAGTTGACCGGTTTTCATGTATCCCAAAAGGATATCTGGAAGGGCCGGATTAGTCATGAGGAGGAAGATTGGCTGCGAAAGATTTACGAGTGAACAAGGAGATTCGGGTCCGCGAAGTTCGTCTGATCGATGAAAAAGGAGAACAGCGGGGAATCATTCCGACGATTGAGGCCCTGGAGCTTGCACGCCAGGCAAATGCGGACCTTGTCGAAGTATCACCGAATGCGGATCCGCCGGTATGTAAGATCCTTGATTACGGGAAATACAAGTTTGATCAGGAAAAACGGCGCAAAGAATCAAAAAAGAAACAAAAGCAGATCAAGCTAAAAGAGATTCGCATGCAGCCAAAGATCGAAACTCACGATTTGGAGTTCAAGACCAAACATATTAAGACCTTTCTCGAAGAGGGAAATAAGGTAAAGGTAACCATTCGTTTCCGAGGTCGTGAGCTTGCACATACCGAATTGGGGAGGGATGTCCTCATGAAGGTAAATGAAATTTTGGAAGAGCTGGAAACCGACTTTTCCATGGATAGGAAGCCCATCATGGAAGGTAGGTTCATGTCTATGATCTTGAGCCCGAAAACGGGTAAGAAATAAACGAGCACAGGTGAGGAATTGATATGCCGAAAATGAAAACCCGCAAGTCCGCGGCAAAACGGTACTCGGTTACCGGGTCTGGCAAAGTCAAGTATAAGAAACAGGGACTTCGCCATATTCTAACAAAAAAATCCACAAAACGGAAAAGAAACCTTCGTCATGCTGGCGTTCTCAGCAAGGCCGAAACCGAAAAGGCGAAGGGCCTTCTTCCCTATAACTTCTAAAGGAGTTTTTTGCCATGCCCAGAGCAGTTGATGGAACACGAAGACATGACCGACGCAAAAAGATAACGCGTCAGGCAAAGGGTTACTGGGGTCGTCGAAGCACCAACTTTCGGACCGCCAAGGATGCGGTTGAGAAAGCGGGCCAATACGCATATCGTGACCGCAGAAGAAAGAAACGGGATTTTCGTAAGCTTTGGATTGCCAGGATTTCTGCCGCTTGCAGAAACGAAGGGATCACCTACTCTCGTTTTATAAACGGTCTCATTAAAGCCGATGTCAGAATCAATAGGAAGGCCCTTTCCAATATGGCTATTGAAGACAAAACGGCGTTCTCCGAGCTTGTAAAGAAAGCGAAAGCGGAGTTGGAGGTATAAGTAATGGTTACCTTCGAGCAGATTCAGCTTCTCGAAAGCAAAGTGCGGCAGGCTGTTGATCTCATTGCTTCTCTGCGGGAAGAAAATGGTGCGCTGAGGAAGACCCTCTCCAACGATGAAAAGCGTATCGAAGAGCTCGAGGTTCTCATCGATTCATTCAAACGTGATCAGGGAAAAATCGAAGAAGGCATCATCAGTGCTTTGCAGCAGCTGGATGCGCTGGAAAGCAGTGCCGTCGAAGTGCAACAGCATGACGGCGAGGCTACTTCGACGGCAGAAGCCCCTATCGAGGAAACCGAAGGAGAATCCCTTCAGCCAGATATCGCAGAACCGGACATCGCAGAAAGCGAAGATGTTGAAGAACCCGCTCCCGACCGCAACGGGGAGCTTGATATCTTTTAATCATCGAATGAACAAGGAACCGTTTCATATTTCCATGTTGGGGTCTTCGTTCGCCGTCAGGACGGATGAAGACCCTCGTTATTTGCGTCAGCTCGTCTCTTTCGTCGAAGAGAAGGTACAACGCATAGAAGAAAACATGGGAAGCAGAGAACCTTTACGTAGCGCCATTCTTTCCAGTATACTAATAGCAGATGAGCTCTTTCAGGAACGAATGAAATCGGAACGGGCCGAAGAGGCAACCGATCGTTTGATCCAATTTCTGGACGAAGAGCTCCCCTAAAAGAGAATACTTTTCCTGCGATGTACGGGAGGGGATCGTCAATCTCTTGGGACAAAAATATAAAACGGGATTCCTTCATTTCGTGGTTGAATTGACCGTCCTCGAGACGGACAGGATTCCACGTTGCGGAAACCCACTTGAACCATTGGGTTCAAGAGATTTTTTCTCCAAGCGGCATCGCGGGTTTTACTATAGGGGATTGGAACTATTATGGCATTGATGACAAGCCAACAGATAAATCGATTTTATCAGCATTACAGGGAGATCGATGTAACCTTTAATAAGGATGTTATCAGAGCTACAGGACTGCTGGCAAAGCACATTTTTCTGAAATTTCTGGGATCACAAATTCCCTGCATTATCTTTTCCGCATCCATGACCGGTGCCAAGGTCATTGCAAATATCTCAAGTGAGACATTTGAACGGCTTCGACAGGCAAACAATCTTGTATCGTTACGTCTTTCCTTTCAGGAAAGTGATAAAAACGATCCTCTTGCCTTTTTCGTCGCATCAAAAATAAGTGGGTTTAACCCTTATAACAAAGAGCATCCCACACTCAATTTTGTTAATCTCGAATTTACCCAGCGCCCGCCGGACGATTTGATAGGAATTCTTGGGACCTTGCTGGAGGCCAGTGTCAACTCGAAGAAGCGAAAAGAAGAACGTATTCAGATCGATGCCAACAGCATCCGGAAATTAGGTCTTACCTCAAAGGCTGGTCAGCTTCGGGTAGAAAGCATCCCTCGCCCCTGCATCATCAGAGACCTCTCATTTTCCGGAGCAAAGGTCGTCGTTTCCGGTGTTGCGAAATTCCTTTTGGGTAAGGAGTGTCATCTTCACCTTGAAACGGTCGAACAACGGGCCTTCAACCTTCCGGCAACCATCGTTAGAAGTGAAGAAGTCGAGGGTAGAAAAGATCTTACAGCAGTTGCCATCCAATTCTTAGAGGAGCAGACTCCCATCGAATATAAAGTCATGCTGAATGATTATATGAAGGCTCGTCCGGTCTCGTCGGCGATGACGAAGAATCAGAAAGAGGCATAGATGGGTGGAAAAGAAGAATTAGAGCGTTTACTGTATATTTCTTTGCCTGAAGACTTTCATCGTTCCATTGGGGACTTTTCCATTGATCCGACTATTATGCTACCCGTCGAAGCCCCTCCTGGCATGGGGGAAGTCGTGGACTTTGCCGACCTTTCTTGGGAGATGATCATTTCGGCCATGTTGAAGATATTGGCATGGGACCCCGCTCACAGCCATGCCGACTACTTCCGAGGTTTTATTCTTGCCCTTCAGCCCGACATTGTTTCAACAATGACGGAGGCGGCCATTATAAAAGCAAAGAGGCTCGATTTCGACCTTGCCGAGGAACTTTTTCTTGCGCTCTCCCGTCTCGATCCACAGGAAGAGAAAACACCCCTTAACCTTGCCCTTCTTTATGAACAGCAGCTTGATCTCTATGTCGATCAGGGACGTATTCCCTTGGCAGAAAACGCCGCAATCAAGGCGATCAATACCTATGAAAAGGCCCTTGCCTCCTTTCCTCAAAGTCCCGGGGTATGTTTCAACGCCGGCTATTTTTTCCTCAAACTGCGTAAGCTTGGAAGGGCAAAAATACTTTTGAGCGACTTTCTCTCCCTTGCTGAGGATAATGATCCTCGTAAGCCCAAGGTGGAAAAGGCTCTTGATGAGCTTGAAAGTAATGATCAACTCGACCGGCTTTTTCATGAAGCATTCGAAGCCATTAAAGAAAAACACGAAAAGGAAGGCATAGAGAAGATCAAGAGCTTTCTCTCTGCGCGCCCCGAAGTTTGGAGTGGCTGGTTCTTGCTTGGCTGGGCTCTCAGACGGAGTGGCGACTATACCGCAGGCAAAAAAGCGCTCTATAAGGCCTTGGAATTGGAAGATAAGGAAGTAGACATCTATAACGAACTTGCCATTTGCCTCATGGAGCTCGGAGAATACGACCAATGCAGGGTTGTGTTGGAAAAGGCCAAGGCCATAGAACCGCAGAATGTCAAGATCATATCGAATATTGCAATCCTCGAGTTAAAAACAGATAACAATGAAGAGGCCCAACGCTGTTTCCGTGAGATCCTGAAAATTGATCCGCAAGATCCTCTTGCCCTTTACTATGCAAAAGATATCGAATAGATTTCACGTGCCTTTGCGGTGATGGATGATCATGTACAGAAGCGTTTACCACCAATATTCCTAACACTACGGAATTTTCTTCATCTTTTTTTCAAAAAAGCTAAAGTTTGACCTTCTCCATGCCGAAGCTTTAGACTGAGGAAAGGTCAAACCGCGGTAAACTGGCCAGTACCCACCTTCCCTCTTCATGTAAAGCATCGGCGGATCCTGAAAGGGTCTTAAGGAAATCTTTTTTGAATTCGCCGAAAAGGAAGCAAGGACGCTTCCGTAACATTCAAGGAGGATGTCACATGATCATTAATCACAACATGAGTGCTGTCTTTTCGCAAAATCGCCTCAAAATTAGTAACAACGCAGTAAGCAAAAACATGGAGAAGCTCTCTTCAGGTCTTCGCATCAACCGTGCA
Coding sequences:
- the infC gene encoding translation initiation factor IF-3, translated to MAAKDLRVNKEIRVREVRLIDEKGEQRGIIPTIEALELARQANADLVEVSPNADPPVCKILDYGKYKFDQEKRRKESKKKQKQIKLKEIRMQPKIETHDLEFKTKHIKTFLEEGNKVKVTIRFRGRELAHTELGRDVLMKVNEILEELETDFSMDRKPIMEGRFMSMILSPKTGKK
- the rpmI gene encoding 50S ribosomal protein L35, which translates into the protein MPKMKTRKSAAKRYSVTGSGKVKYKKQGLRHILTKKSTKRKRNLRHAGVLSKAETEKAKGLLPYNF
- the rplT gene encoding 50S ribosomal protein L20, with protein sequence MPRAVDGTRRHDRRKKITRQAKGYWGRRSTNFRTAKDAVEKAGQYAYRDRRRKKRDFRKLWIARISAACRNEGITYSRFINGLIKADVRINRKALSNMAIEDKTAFSELVKKAKAELEV
- a CDS encoding cell division protein ZapB yields the protein MVTFEQIQLLESKVRQAVDLIASLREENGALRKTLSNDEKRIEELEVLIDSFKRDQGKIEEGIISALQQLDALESSAVEVQQHDGEATSTAEAPIEETEGESLQPDIAEPDIAESEDVEEPAPDRNGELDIF
- a CDS encoding cell division protein ZapA; this encodes MLGSSFAVRTDEDPRYLRQLVSFVEEKVQRIEENMGSREPLRSAILSSILIADELFQERMKSERAEEATDRLIQFLDEELP
- a CDS encoding PilZ domain-containing protein — translated: MALMTSQQINRFYQHYREIDVTFNKDVIRATGLLAKHIFLKFLGSQIPCIIFSASMTGAKVIANISSETFERLRQANNLVSLRLSFQESDKNDPLAFFVASKISGFNPYNKEHPTLNFVNLEFTQRPPDDLIGILGTLLEASVNSKKRKEERIQIDANSIRKLGLTSKAGQLRVESIPRPCIIRDLSFSGAKVVVSGVAKFLLGKECHLHLETVEQRAFNLPATIVRSEEVEGRKDLTAVAIQFLEEQTPIEYKVMLNDYMKARPVSSAMTKNQKEA
- a CDS encoding tetratricopeptide repeat protein, which produces MGGKEELERLLYISLPEDFHRSIGDFSIDPTIMLPVEAPPGMGEVVDFADLSWEMIISAMLKILAWDPAHSHADYFRGFILALQPDIVSTMTEAAIIKAKRLDFDLAEELFLALSRLDPQEEKTPLNLALLYEQQLDLYVDQGRIPLAENAAIKAINTYEKALASFPQSPGVCFNAGYFFLKLRKLGRAKILLSDFLSLAEDNDPRKPKVEKALDELESNDQLDRLFHEAFEAIKEKHEKEGIEKIKSFLSARPEVWSGWFLLGWALRRSGDYTAGKKALYKALELEDKEVDIYNELAICLMELGEYDQCRVVLEKAKAIEPQNVKIISNIAILELKTDNNEEAQRCFREILKIDPQDPLALYYAKDIE